Proteins encoded together in one Telopea speciosissima isolate NSW1024214 ecotype Mountain lineage chromosome 6, Tspe_v1, whole genome shotgun sequence window:
- the LOC122665808 gene encoding uncharacterized protein LOC122665808, with protein MANKAYLEYAKVEKPAGHLNSPQVADRDSVPQVWIALPTGIIKINYDAALLQDSVKGGLGLVLRDHAGVKRKFVSIPMYFNSALQGEILAVRAALRLALELGFTQVQVETDCREVVKYILDHSCSAPIDSAVVIGDIWKLSSSFSSISFHCISRAINGVVDALARKAMSLVCLTDWPLSTQWLHELCSCEAAACTHSRSK; from the coding sequence ATGGCAAACAAGGCTTACTTGGAATATGCAAAGGTTGAGAAGCCTGCAGGTCATTTAAATTCTCCTCAGGTAGCAGATAGAGACTCCGTCCCTCAAGTCTGGATTGCACTTCCTACAGGTATTATTAAAATAAACTATGATGCTGCTCTCCTGCAAGACAGTGTAAAGGGTGGTCTGGGTTTGGTTTTGAGAGACCATGCTGGTGTTAAGAGGAAGTTTGTTTCCATTCCCATGTACTTCAACTCAGCTCTTCAAGGAGAAATACTTGCTGTGCGTGCTGCTCTGCGGCTGGCTCTTGAGTTGGGTTTCACACAGGTTCAGGTTGAAACAGACTGTAGAGAGGTTGTGAAATACATCTTGGATCACTCGTGTTCAGCCCCTATTGATTCAGCTGTGGTGATTGGTGACATTTGGAagctctcttcttccttttcttctatttcctttCATTGTATTTCTAGGGCTATTAATGGTGTTGTCGATGCCCTAGCCAGGAAAGCCATGTCATTGGTGTGTTTGACAGATTGGCCTCTTTCCACTCAGTGGCTCCATGAGCTATGTTCTTGTGAAGCTGCTGCTTGTACACACTCCCGTTCTAAATAA
- the LOC122663914 gene encoding E3 ubiquitin-protein ligase RING1-like has protein sequence MSFAGISSGTTGGATPESQLYFCHQCNHTVSIRPSTTSDLVCPDCNGGFLEEYENPIPPPNPFFTYSDSFSSGGAAFPSLAAGLAGLPFLLSSSSTMEVPPDFSALFGPEIRQRSTTTMQDPDVFNPFLFLQNYLQSLRAGGANIQFVIENNPSDSSGFRLPANLGDYFIGPGLEQLIQQLAENDPNRYGTPPASKSAIEALPNIKISEELLASDSSQCAVCKDTFELGMVAKQMPCKHIYHSDCILPWLELHNSCPVCRYELPTDDPDYEQRTRETRPGNSTAGSGLADSGSGRAGTQENNPSPRTAQRRFSISLPSLFRSFGGQAETSNSRDGGNNGNESNTGSRGSRHFGSETRQEDLD, from the coding sequence ATGTCATTTGCAGGAATATCTAGCGGCACAACCGGTGGTGCCACACCCGAATCTCAGCTCTATTTCTGCCATCAGTGCAACCATACCGTCTCGATAAGGCCATCTACCACCTCCGACCTTGTCTGCCCAGACTGCAACGGTGGTTTCCTCGAAGAATATGAAAACCCTATCCCTCCCCCTAATCCCTTTTTCACCTACTCCGACAGCTTTTCTAGTGGTGGCGCCGCTTTCCCTTCCCTTGCCGCTGGGCTTGCCGGTCTCCCCTTCCTCCTCTCCAGTTCCAGCACCATGGAAGTCCCCCCCGATTTCTCCGCCCTCTTCGGTCCTGAAATCCGTCAGCGATCGACGACGACGATGCAAGACCCAGACGTCTTCaatccctttctctttctccagaATTACCTCCAATCTCTGCGTGCAGGTGGTGCCAACATCCAATTTGTCATTGAAAACAACCCTTCGGATTCTAGTGGTTTCCGGCTTCCGGCGAATCTTGGTGATTACTTCATCGGTCCCGGCCTCGAGCAATTGATCCAGCAGCTCGCGGAGAACGATCCAAACCGCTATGGCACGCCTCCCGCGTCAAAATCTGCCATCGAAGCTCTACCGAACATTAAGATTTCAGAGGAATTGCTGGCTTCCGATTCATCCCAGTGTGCGGTTTGCAAGGACACGTTTGAGCTCGGCATGGTGGCGAAACAGATGCCTTGTAAGCACATTTATCATTCTGATTGTATTCTTCCATGGCTTGAGCTGCATAATTCTTGCCCTGTTTGTCGATATGAGCTGCCAACGGATGATCCCGATTACGAGCAACGAACTCGGGAGACGAGACCTGGGAATTCGACTGCGGGTTCTGGGTTGGCGGATTCTGGTAGTGGCAGAGCAGGAACTCAGGAGAATAACCCTTCGCCCAGAACGGCACAACGGAGGTTTAGCATTTCGTTGCCATCACTATTTAGGTCATTTGGTGGGCAAGCAGAGACGAGCAACAGCAGGGATGGTGGTAACAATGGCAACGAATCGAATACAGGAAGTCGGGGGAGTCGACACTTTGGGTCTGAGACCAGGCAAGAGGACTTGGATTAA